Sequence from the Cuniculiplasma divulgatum genome:
AATGTAAGAATTACCGGTTCAAAACACGCCCCTCCTAGGGTGGAGAAACTCCTTTCTTTGCTCAGTGGGTGGGAAAATGAATACACTGCCATGGAAATGAACAGGATGGATGTTTTTTCTCAAGCAGCAAAAATGCATTATGGTTTTGAGTCTATACACCCGTTTTCAGATGGAAACGGGAGAGTTGGGAGATTGTTGCTCAATATACACTTCCTCAACCATAACTGGCCATTCATCAACATCCTTCCTCAACATAGAAGAGATTACCTCAACGCACTTGAGAGGTCTGGATCTGAGGGTACAGCTGAACTAAAGGCTTTCCTGGAGATAAATATGGCAAGATCTATGATCTTTCTTCTAGATAAAGTGGGTTCCGAGGAAGATACGCTCCAGTCGCTGAATGAATTGAGAAAGACCTCTGGAATAGATTACTCATCGAAGTATATTGCCCTCAGAATAACACAAGGAGAGATCCCTGGAATCCGCCTTAACAGGGAATGGAAGACCAGTGTAGCAGCAATCAACCTTTATCGCGAGGCTAAAGAGAAGGAGTGAGCGCTTTCCTTTACCTCAAATTAATTCAAAACAGTGCAGTCTCCATTAAAACATAGTGTCCTGAATTCAAATCTCAATACAAGATACATTCCTACTAATCATCAAATTTCAGCACTTTTAATATATTCCCGGAGTATAAACCGATTGATTGCGAGGGTAACAAAGCCTGGCCAACTGTGCAGGACTTAAGATTCTGTCCCGTAGGGGTTCGTGGGTTCAAATCCCATCCCTCGCATATATGGTCTCTTATGAGAAACAGTCAGTGCTGTGGAATGCTTTAATCCAATATCACATAGGCGCTGGAAAAGCTGTCATAAATTGTTGAGTCAGAAAAAAAGAAGAGGTTTATGTGAAAATTAGAGTTTTATTTCCGAAAGATTTGCTCCCCGCGTCTCCCTGGACAGGAGTGCTGAAACAAGGATGAACAGCTCGCCAATAATCACAAAAATCCCCCACCATTCAAAAAAAGTGGCTGCAGCAAAACTGACTATGAGCAGCAGGAAGACTGTGCTCCAGTTTCCCAGGATGAAACCTCCATTGAAGCCAAGGCCAGTTCCTGTGCTTCTTACTTCAGTTGGATATTTTTCACTGAGGAAGGCTGGTATTACCCCATAAATCCCGGTGGTCAGGAATGCTATGACGCTGGCAAATATCAGTGATCCTGTAAAACCCAGGTCATGCCTCATGATGAGGAATGTCATAGGTATCGCAGCAATTATGGCCAGCACCGAGAATATTATCATGATCATGCGCCGGCCAATGATGTCACTCAAATAACCTGACAGCACGTAACCTACCAGTGAAACCAGGATGGCTGTGATCACCACATATATGAAATACGGAAACTTCAGGAAGCCGTTAACGGAAAGCACTGTGGGGAAGAATCCAAGCGTGAGGCCATAGACCCAGGCTATCCCGGTCATGGCAAGAATTCCCATGATAATCTCGTACACAAGCCTCTTGTTTTTGAACAGAGTTCCCATGGAGACCTGCTTCGCCTTGTTCCTGGTATCAAGCCACATGGCTGATTCAGGCATTTTTAGACGGATTACAAGCCCTATGACTGCTGGCACTATGCCTATCCAGAACATCCAGCGCCATGCTGTAATAGTAAACCCGGTTCCGGGAAATACATAATGGAGGTACAGGAAAATGATTGCAGCAAGAGTATATCCCAGGGGATATCCGCTCTGAATTGCAGCGCCCCAGATGCCGCGTTTCGCTCCTTTCACGGACTCCATCAAGATGGATGAACCATTTCCGTATTCTCCCCCTGCAAATATTCCCGTGATTATCCTGAAAAAGAAAAGCAACAGCGGGGCAGCTATTCCAACAATGGCATACACCGGCAGGAAACCAGTGGCAAATGTTATAAGACCAAGTCCAAGAAGCGTGATAGTCATTGTATTTTTGCGGCCTATTCGATCTCCAAGCCTTCCAAATATCAGGCCTCCCACTGGCCTGAAAATGAATGTTGTCGTGTAGATGCTCCACGTCCCTATTATTGCAAGCCCATCATTTGCAGGGAAGAACTGGTTTGCAATTACAGGTACCAGCAGGAACATCATGCTGAGATTGAATGCGTCCATTATCCAACCGGCTATGGCGCTGGGGTATACTGACCACGCGTTGACTCTTGTTGGCGATTGATTTGAAATTTCCATTGCCAGGGGAGCAATTCTGCGCATTAAAATCTGGTTGCATTTATCCTGCAGTTAGCCGCTTCATGATACTGCTGACTGCTACTGGAAAAGTATGTCAATGGGTAGGGTTTACCTGCATTTCTTTAATGCTTTGCCGAAATATTGAATCTTACCTGTCCGCCTGATCACTGAGCGCAATCTCTATCTTTGACAGTATTGACCTGAATTCGGCAGATTCTTCCGGGGAAAGATTCCTTAAAACGAGCTCTATGAGCTTGTTGTATACCTTTATCCCCTGCGCAAGGGCCTCATTCCCATATTCAGTTATTGAAACTTTGATTATTCTTCGATCTGTGGCACTCCTTACTTTTGTCACGTACCCTTTCTTTTCAAGCTCATCTACAACCCCGGTTATCCATGGCCCCGTAACATCATTCTCCGTGGCCAGCGAGTTCATGGTTGTGTCGTGATCCTTTGAGAGTGAAAAAAGTACCCTCAGTTCCGTGGGCTTTATGCCAATTTTCTCAAGCTCCCGCTCTATGAGCTTCTTTCCATTCCTGAAGACACGGGAAAATATGTGCCATAGATCGATTGTATCCAGATCGCAGGATGATTCCTTCTTTTCTTCAGTCAACTGATTCCTCCGCAGTGTTCAATCTTGCGTTATCCCTCTTATTTATAACATCATCTGCAGTTAAATCTTTCCCTGATGATTTGGCCTCTGGATCGATATTGGCCTCCTGGGCCTTTGACATGCCAGGGCTGCTCAAGGGAGATTGTACTGCACTATCACTCTTTTCCTTCATTTCGGCAGTTGTTGATTCACCGTATATGTATCTTTTTCCTCTGAGCGCCGATAGAAGGGCTGCCATTGCGAATATTGCTGCACCTATGTAGAACGACATCCTCAGGGCCCCCATGAAGGCCCCGGCCAGGGCATGCGGGAACCAGGTCTTACCTTCAAGGTATGTCACAACACCTGGATTCAGAATGGAAGAGACCGATCCCTTTGGAAACAGTCCCAGTATGGTGGCAACCGGGTTATATCCAAGGAAGGCTGAAAACAGTGCTGAAGTGGGTGGAATCTTTATGAAAAACGGGATGAGCTCAGGAGCTCCAGCCTGACCAAGTGCCACTGTAAATGCCGATGGGAGTTTTGATGTGAGCGATACGAGAACTATGGTGAAGAATATGCCCATGCTTGCAGTCTGGCCTGTGTTCTGCAGTGTGGCTCTCATGCCTGAAGCAACGCCACGAAGCTGCGGCTGAACTGAGTTCATAATTGCCGTTATATTTGGGGCCGCGAATAGACCCATCCCTGAACCCATCATAAACAGCATTGCACCGAAAACAGGATATGAAAAATTATAGCTCAGGGTTGAAAGCAGTATGAAGGAGACGGCACTGATTGCCATTCCGATTGTGGATATTGTCCTGGCACCTGCCCTGTCTGAGATAGCACCGCTGATTGGACCCAGAACAACGAAGCCTGCCATCATGGGTATCATGTATATGCCTGCCCAGAAAGGAACGCTTGTGTATGAGTACCCATGGAGAGGGAGCCAGACTCCCTGCAGAAGGATTATGATCATGAACATTGCCCCGCCCATGCCCATTGATTGCAGCATCCCTGCAACGCTCCCTGTGGTGAACGCTCTGTTCTTGAAAAGTGAGAGGTTGAACATTGGCTGTGCTACAACCCTCTCAACAAGCACGAATGCCACAACCATTGCAAACCCTGCAATTATGGATGTTATGACCCATGGGTTTCCCCAGCCCATTGATGACGTCCCGTAGGGCATCAGGCCGTATGTAATGCCCAAAAGGATAAGTGTGAGTCCGCCAGCAAATGTAATATTTCCAGCAATGTCAATCTTCTGTTCCTTGTGCCTTATGGAGTGGTCTTTAAGTTTGAGGTATGACCACACTGTTCCAAGTATGCCCACGGGCACACTCACCAGAAATACGTACCTCCAGTTAATTGTGGCAAGAAGACCCCCAAGAATCAGGCCCACCAGTGATCCGGCCAGAGCAGCTATCTGGTTTATGCCCATGGCCTTGCCACGTTCTGTTGGGCCAAAGCTGTCCGTTATTATTGCAGCTGAATTGGCGAAGAGGAATGATCCCCCTATTGCCTGTACCATACGGAATATTATGATCTCCTGGGCACCAAGGTCACCCTTGTTGGGTGTTATGAAAAGCAGTATTGATCCAACCGTGAAAATCAGGAAACCGAAGTTGAAGAGCCTTACCCTTCCAAAAATATCTGAGAGCCTGCCCACGGTGACAAGCATCACGGCTGTAACAACCATGTAGCCCATAAGTATCCAGAGAAGGTAAACGAAGGAACCTGATGAGAATGGATCTATATTTATGCCACGGAATATTGCAGGTAGGGATATCAGCATGATGGTGCTGTTGATCGAAGCCATCAGCACTCCAATTGTGGTATTTGACAGTGCAACCCATTTATATTGTACCATCTTATCAGCAGGGAATTTCCTTTTGCTATAAATAATTAGTTAGTTAGAAATTAGGAATGGTTTTATAATCGCTGGATATTGCTGTCCCATTATGATTTCAGGTAAAGTTGCTGCACTCATAGCAGTGGTGATGCTTGTTGCATTCAGCGGAATAACATATGAAACAATTTCCCATGGGTCTTCATCCACCACCACGGCCATATCCCAATCAAGCCAGGGCCTGGCCGTATCGTCTCCGCAGAATGGCACGTCATTTCCCATACTTTCAGCCAATCAGACAATTAATCTGACTGTAAACATCACCAGCAGCTCTTCACCAGTCTACATATTTGATGTGTCTCCTTCAAACCTTTCCTCGATTCAAAAACAGAGCCCTGTTGAGGTGTATTCCATATATAACCTGACTTACCTGAACAAAACCTCATACCCCTACAATTATATGACAGAATCCATCCCGGCAAATTCCACTTTATCGCTGAATTTGACGCTGTATATCAACCAGACTGGTTTTCAGGAAATGAAAACTTCAAGCCCAGGAACCGGACAGTATTATCCCTGCATTGTGGAGATCCTTGTAGAGACCTCAAGCGGAGCGTCGGGAATCGGTATTTCTCTGCTGAGAATTTGAGCTGATTTGAACCTTATCCAGACCTTTCTTTCGATGACGCATAGGTTTGAGCTGTAACGTAAAGTATGAATACTGGACACTGTTATTAATCACATGGCGCTTTTGAGGCCTGTAGTGGGCAGAAGCATACTGAGATCAATGAAGGGAATCAACGGATCAAAGGTTCCTGTTATCGCGGGCCACAAACTGCTTTACGGTTGCAATCTAAAATGCAGCATGTGCCCTTTCTGGAGAAGGGAGGATGAAGAACTCCTGAGCCTTGATGACGAGATAAGGATGATGGAGGCACTCAAGCGTGGCGGAGTCTCATTCCTGGGTTTTGAGGGCGGAGAGCCACTACTCAGGAAGGATATAGGAGACATACTTCAGGAGTCCCATAAGAGGTTCCACACATCCATGGTAAGCAATGGTTGGCTCCTTAAAGCCAGGCTGAATGATGTCAAGGATCACCTGAATTACCTATTTGTATCACTTGATGGCATCGGAGAACTCCACGATACCCTTCGCGGGGTCAGCGGCTCTTTCAAGCATGCTGTGGAAGGGATCCAGGCAGCCAGGGATCATATCCCAATGGCCATCAGTTCCACAATAACAAGGGACAATATGCATCAGGCGAAAGATCTGGTGGATCTAGCTGTAAAGCTCAAGGTGAGCATAAATTTCCAGATTGCATACGACTATTCAACAGCTGACCCAAAATCTCCCGATCGCACCAGGCTCCTGGATGCCATCAACACACTTAAGACCATGAAGAATGAAGGATATCCGATCGTGAATTCTTCCCAGTACTTCGAGGCTGTTGTAAATTCATGGTATCTTGGTGAAAGCTGGAGATGCAAGCCATGGCTCACCATAAACATCGATCCATCTGGAAGGATCGTCCAGCCATGTTATGTCCTCAATGAGTACAAGGGGGACCTGAAAGTCTGGGACGTTGATATCAGGAAGGTATGGAATTCCTATGACTGGGAACCCTACGAGAAGTGCAACAAATGTGCACTGGCTTGCTACCTTGAACCGTCTCTGTTCTCATGGAAAAATCCATCAATGGTCAAGGAGAGGATACTGGACAATGTGGTCTCCTTCATATCTGGAGACCTTTCATGAATGATTTCCGATCACAACGCCCGGTTTTCAGAAATGTCCCATCTCATCCATCAGCCTGAAGATAGCTTCGCCTTTTTCTGTTAGCCTGTACTCCACAGCCGGAGGCTTGAACGGGTACACGGCTCTTGCCACGACGCCACTGCTGACCAGTGCGCCCAGCGCCCTGGATATTCCCTTTGTATCCCTTGCCTTCAGTGATCTCTTGATTTCATTGAAGCGAAGAGCTCCCCTGAGGCCCAGGAGAAAAATTATCTCAATGGAGTTCTTTTTTGAAACCGGTCCAATGACCTTTCGTGCATTGATAACTGCCTCCTGATCCCCCAGTTCCAGTAACTTTACAGATGGCATTGTTGTCACCTTGTGTCTCTCCTGATCCTTTTCTGTATAATAACAGCTTTGAACTGAAGGATACAGGTGAAAATTATGGAAATGTATGGTTCACAGGGAATTGCGGATATTGTGGAACACATCAGGAACAGCATAGTCACTGTAAGGACCTCAAGATATGGGAGAGACCAGTGGGGAAGGATGGACAGGATAGTTGGTTCCGGGACAGGGATGATAATTAGCAGCAGCGGATACATTGCCACCAACTTTCATGTGGTGGCCGGATCATCAGGAATAACTGTCATAACACCTGACAATGAGAAACACAGTGCAAGGATAGTGGGCTACGATGATGCAACTGACCTTGCTGTCATAAAGATCAATGCCCGGAACCTCAGTTCATGCAACTTCGGCGATTCGTCCGCCATCAGGCCTGGCCAGCCTGTGATTGCCGTGGGAAATGCGCTTGCACTTCCGGGAGGGCCTACCGTTTCATATGGAGTGGTAAGCGCCGTAGGCCGGATACTGCCGTGGTCCGAGTTCATCACTGAAGGGCTTGTTCAGACAGATGCTGCAATCAATCCCGGCAACAGTGGCGGACCTCTTGCCACAGTGGACGGCATGGTCATAGGAATGAATACGGCCATTGTGCCCTTCGCTCAGGGCGTTGGCTTTGCCATACCTTCCAATACAGTGAAGACGCTTATACAGCAGATGCTTGAACAGGGGAAGGTCCGCAGGCCGTGGATAGGGCTTTCCGGCGTTTCAACACAGGATCTTGCTGAAATGCAGGAAAAGACTGGACTGGCAGACGGAGTTATGGTAGCATCCACTGTACCGGGAGGACCTGCTGACATTGCGGGAATACGAAGAGGCGATATCATCACAGAATTCAACGGAAAGGCGGTAAAGAGCATGAGGGATCTCATAGCCTCCATATCAGAACTGGGAACTGGAAATGAGGCGCCTGCGATCGTATACAGGGGAAGAAGGCACCTGGAAATTGCAGTTATCCCGGATCAGATGCCGCCAGACTACCTGCAGAGGTCCCACGGCGAAAGGCTCAGGCCATGGGACTGAGAGCAATATTATTATTACACAACATTTTTTCCGGCCATGATAAAAATTGACGGCCATCTTAAAGGCAACCTGCACATGAACTGGAGCCCCGGACTGAAACCTGTGGCAGAAATAGACCCGGGCAGCACAGTGCAGGTGGACATCCCGGATTCATCGACACTGCAGATCAGGGAAAACTTCACAACAGAAGACCTCAGGAATGTTGACGGGTCGCTTCTTGATGCTGCAGTTGGGCCAATATATGTCAAAGGATCGGAACCGGGGGACGTCCTGGAAGTGTCCATAGAAAAACTTGATGTTGCAAGCTGGGGCTGGACCATGGTCTCCTGGGACTTTGGTTTCATAAAGCACAGGTTCAGGGACAGGCTGCTCATATGGGATATTGACCGGGAAGAAGCCACAGCCAGGGGCGATTTCCTGAATGGCATCAGGATACCGGTTTCCCCGTTCCTTGGAATAATCGGCACCGCACCTTCTACTGGGAAACATGGGATGATACCGCCGCAGTACTTCGGTGGAAACATGGATAACAGGCTGCTTGGCCAGGGATCGAAAGTCTACCTTCCTGTGTCTGTTCCCGGTGCGCTTCTTTCGGTAGCAGATCCCCATGCCGCCCAGGGTGATGGGGAGGTTTGCGGAACTGCCATTGAAACCATGGCCACAGCAAGGCTGAAAGTCAACCTAATGAAGGGTTCCTCCATAAGCGCTCCGCGTGCCTTTTCCAACGACCGTGGGCTTGGCCCAGTGGTTGTAACAATGGGGATTTCACCGGATATCCACACGGCATGCAGCGATGCCATTGAAAACATGATTGAGGAATTGCAAACCTATGGATTCACTGACGAAGAGGCATATGCGCTTTGCAGTGTTACCGGAAACCTCAGGATAAGCGAAGTGGTGGACGAGCCGAATTACGTGGTGAGCATGCTGGTGCCCAAGGAGATTGCCAGGCAGAGATTGGCTTAGGCACCTGACATGGAGGCCCTGCCGATCCAGTATATGGATCTGAATATGCCCATGACGTTATTGAGGTCTATCCTGCTGAAGTCCCTGGCCTTCATCCCCTTTGTCTCCTTCAGCTCAAGGAATACATTCTCAATGTGGCTGAATATCTTGTCAGTCATGGTGTTGGTTATGATCTCCACGGTCCTGCTCTGCATCTTTTTTGTCATCTCCGGCATCATGATCCTTGTGATCTGAAGATCATATTTCCATGAGGTGTAAAGGAGATCCCAGTAACCCTTTGGCAGTTTCTCCAGTATGGGGAATGGATTGTTCCTGATCCTGGATGTGCCCATGGGTATGACCGGGAGAGGGAAAACCCATGCCCTCAACTTCTCGTCTATGATGTTCTGAACCAGGTCTATACTTTCCTGCAGGTCCTCCTCTGTCTCATCTTCGTAGCCTATTGTCATTGTATAGCATGGTGTGATGTAGGCATCGTTCATTATTGGCGTGGATTCAAGTATAACGTTCTTCCAGTCAGATGGCTTCCAGGGGAACGGCTTTCCCCTCATATACTTTGAAATGATACGTTCACTGCCGCTCTCCAGTCCTACAACCGGTGCTTCTGCCCTGTATTTGTCGTATTCAGCTATGTGAGAAATCTCCTCCACTGTCTTCGGACTGCTAAGGACTCCTGGCGAGGATATGTGTGGGAAATAGATCAGGTCAACGCCCTGCTTTTTCACCTCTGTGAACAGGTTCACAATGGCTTCATGGTTAACTCCAAGCCTCTTGGAACCGTATAGAAGGATGTCATCGGTCAGAAGTTCAACAGAATTCTGGCCTGCATTCTGATTCAGATTCACCTCCTTTATTATGTCGGAAAGTGGAATCGACCTGAAGGTTTCCGGGGTTATGGAACAGAACTGGCAGCCCCTTGGACAACCCCGGGTAACCTGCACTTCGCCAAACCGGCTTGGCTTTATTATGGTGGGAATCTCCTCCACCTTTGGCATCCTGCCCACACTGTCTCTTGGCATCTGGTCTCCATTTATTGCTTTCCTGACCAGATCCGGCAGATCCAGTTCCGCCTCGCCTGAAAAAATTGTGTCAACCCAGTTGGGTCTCTCCAGGGATAATTGCCATGCTGCAGGGCCGCCTGCAAAGACCTTGAAGCCGTATTTTTTCTTCAGCTTTGCAATCCTGTGGCCCATTTCCTGGAAAAACTTCTCAGTCCAGCTTGGACCTCCGCCAAATATCATTGTCAGCTTGAATGTTACGGGAGCAAGTCCCAGGGGATCGTGAACGGATATCCCCACAATCTTGGTGTTTTCATCAATGGCTCTTTCAAGCATGTCTGGGCTGACAACGCTGACGTCTGTTATGCCCGATGCAACCAGTGAAGCCTCAACCTTCCTGAGGGCATAGGGAGCAAAATATGCCTCACCCTTCCTGTTCGTCTCCTCGGGAGGCGTGAAGATTGAGTTCATCAACACTCGGGGTACAAGCCTTGCCGGCATGCAGGCAACATAACCCATGGTGGATACCCCTGAATAGCTTGTGAAAGATCCTCTGTCCGATGTAAGAACAACTGTGCTACCCATACAATATTAACTGATATCTGAGATTTAAGATTTACTAATATTAATATAATTATATGAAAGTAATTGTTCTTCTAAATATTATAGCATGTGAATATTTGCGTATTCAATCGCCGCCATACATTAAGAATTAACATGAAAAAACAAGGAAATATTTATTTGTAGAGTGCCCTGCATATGATGTTGAGTGACTGCTGGTATTGTGGGAAGGAGATATCCGGATATGTCTTCAGGATTGCTGGAAATGACTGTGATATAAACTGTGCCAATGAACAGATAACCAGGGCCAAGGATCTTCTGGGCAGATTGAATAGCGAGATCGATTCTTTCGTTGGGTTCGGCCTTGGATTTGAGAAACCCGAGTTTTTCTGGTACGTTTTCGTTGACGATCCGGGAATGCTTCAGTACCTGAAGGATGAATTCAGTGCTGCCCAGCTTGGATTCAGCATATATCCCATTGTCATAGAGATCCCGAATCAGATGGAACCTGAAATGATACCGGCAATACCTGACAAATTCATAATGGGCGGGACATCCATCGGCCATCTGAATGCCTCCACTACCGGGACACTGGGCGGGGTACTCAGGATGGGAGAAAGGAAATATGTTGTTTCAACTGCATCAGTTCTCGCGCCTGCAGGGGCAATGATAGGGGATAAGGTTGTTCACCCTTCCAGGCCGGATTCCCCAAGAAGAGGAGTGATCCTGGGCAGGCTCGTGGTGATCTCCAGGATGGCCCCCAACTCCTCCAACGATCTGGATGCCGCCATAGCCGAAATAGACCCGGAAATACTTACAACTCCCCGCGTCAAGAATATAGGAGTGCCCAGTGAGGCCAGCGAACCACACATAGGAATGAGCGTCAGGAAAAGCGGGAGAACCACCGGATTCACTGAAGGGAAAATACTCTGCACTGATGTCAGGATGAAACGCATTCAGGACGGCAGGCTTTACTATATTAATGATCATTTCATCGTGATGGGCGAGGCGGGCAATTTCGCGGAGCCTGGGGACGAGGGATCACTGGTGATGGATAACAGGAATGCTGTTACAGGAATGGTTGAGCTTGCAATCCATGGGATGGCTGTATGTTCCAGGGGCACGGTCCTGCTTGAAAGGTTTGGCTTTGTTCCCCCTGAATGCTTTGAGCCCTTTGAAGATGAGATGTGATGTTATTCACACCACTACCGGCTTGGAACGGTACCATGGTTAAGAGCAGTAACGCATTATACAATTAACAAAGAGGAATTAAGATGGCAAAGGTCGAAAAGAAAACTGGAAAAACAAGAATAATACTTTTCACGGGAAAGGGGGGCGTTGGAAAGACCAGCGTGGCGGCTTCCACTGCAATGCTACTGGCCTCCAGAGGAAAGAGGACTCTCATAATATCAACGGATCCGGCACACAGCCTTTCTGATGCTTTCGGGGTACAGATAGGGGCCGCTGTTACGGAGATCACACACAACCTGCACGCCCAGGAGATCAGCGTCATAGAGGCCATAAACGACCACTGGGAGAATCTCAAGGGGTACCTGACAGGGCTGTTCAGTTCGCAGGGCTTGGACCCGATTTCTTCTGAAGAGATTGCCACATTACCGGGATTTGATGAGGCTTCGGAGCTTCTTTATGTCAATGACTACATGAAAGAGGGGAAATATGACGTGATCGTCATGGATAGTGCTCCAACCGGAGAGTCGCTGAAGCTATTATCATTCCCGGAAGCAATGTCATGGTATATGGAGAAGCTCTTCCCCATAAGCAGGACCACTGCAAGGATTGTCAGGCCCATAATGAAGCCTTTCTCCAGCATACCGCTT
This genomic interval carries:
- a CDS encoding trypsin-like serine protease; this encodes MMLSDCWYCGKEISGYVFRIAGNDCDINCANEQITRAKDLLGRLNSEIDSFVGFGLGFEKPEFFWYVFVDDPGMLQYLKDEFSAAQLGFSIYPIVIEIPNQMEPEMIPAIPDKFIMGGTSIGHLNASTTGTLGGVLRMGERKYVVSTASVLAPAGAMIGDKVVHPSRPDSPRRGVILGRLVVISRMAPNSSNDLDAAIAEIDPEILTTPRVKNIGVPSEASEPHIGMSVRKSGRTTGFTEGKILCTDVRMKRIQDGRLYYINDHFIVMGEAGNFAEPGDEGSLVMDNRNAVTGMVELAIHGMAVCSRGTVLLERFGFVPPECFEPFEDEM